The DNA sequence CCAAAATCGTGAATGATGGCATCATCTATGGAAGTGACGGTACGTATCCAATCCTTGCGAATGGTTTCTTTTTCTTCAGGCGTTTTCGCGGCAATGAATTGGTCGTGAAACCGTTGCGTTGAAATCATGAAGATTTGAGCAGTGCGCGTGACTGAATCAATGGCGTCTAGTTTTGCCTCTGCACGCGAAGAATTCATATCGGTGATGTAAATATAACCACTGAAGGCAATCGAAAACACGACGCCAACAATTCCAAAGCCTAATAATAATTTTGCTTTAATAGAATTATTCATCAAATTTCCTTGCTGGTTTGAGACCACCCCCATCAGGGGGATTAGTTAAATTAGACAACGATGCGTAAGCATCATTATCCTTTTTGGTAACCGCCTCGTTGTTTACGGGGAGGCAATCCACCGATCTCAATCGGTCGATGGCTTTGTCATTCAGCAGATGAGGTCGGATGTGGATTGAAACGATAAACCACGCAGGGCCAGCAATTCACTAGCGAGTAGTTGATAGTCCATGGCACCGCGGCCCTTGGGGTCATGCAGGCGGATTGGTCGATGCGCGGCGAAGGCTTCGGCAAGATGGATGTCAGTGCGGATGCCGCGCAACAACCGAGCCGCACCAAATTGATGTTTAAGGTCAGCAAGTACCGCTCGATGCAGCTTGATATGGGGATCGACCATCACGGGCAACAGGCCAAACAGTTTGAGCGTTGGGTTGACCGTGCTAGCGATTCTGAAAAAGAGCCGAGCCAGTTGCTTCACTCCCTCGCTGGCCAGGTAGTGAGGAATCAGCGGAATTATCACTCCGTGGGCAGCCGCGAGGGCGTTCATCAATAAAAAATCGAGAGAGGGTGGGGTGTCCAGAACCACGATATCGAAACGTTCACGGATCATAGGTCGATTGAGCTGATGGCGTAGGATCAAAAGATCCCCTGCTGAACCTGAATGCTCAAAGCCCTGATCGGCGGGCACGAGTAACAAATTTTCCATAACCGTAGCTTGCAGTGCCGTTTCGAGGGCAAAATCCGCTTCCTGAAAAATCCGATGGACAGTGGGCTGATCCCGACTTGGAGTCACCCCGACGCCCAGCGAAGCATGACCCTGACTATCGAGATCAATAAGC is a window from the Gammaproteobacteria bacterium genome containing:
- a CDS encoding chromosome partitioning protein translates to MPSLETRPLVFSVSNRKGGTGKSTTAVNLAAEWAAQGLQTLLIDLDSQGHASLGVGVTPSRDQPTVHRIFQEADFALETALQATVMENLLLVPADQGFEHSGSAGDLLILRHQLNRPMIRERFDIVVLDTPPSLDFLLMNALAAAHGVIIPLIPHYLASEGVKQLARLFFRIASTVNPTLKLFGLLPVMVDPHIKLHRAVLADLKHQFGAARLLRGIRTDIHLAEAFAAHRPIRLHDPKGRGAMDYQLLASELLALRGLSFQSTSDLIC